TTTTTCGCCGTAAAAATAAGCTTCCCCATAAGTTCTTCATCTACTTCTGTTGCATCCATAACTGTCGGAATCATTTTTTTCGGAATCACGAGGAGATGCACCGGCGCTTTTGGATGAATATCATGGATGACAATCACATCTTCGTCTTCATATTCAATTTTCGCCGGAATTTCTCGGTCGATGATTTTTTGAAAAATAGTTTTTTCCATAATGGGAAGGAGATCAAAGGTCAAAACAAGTATAGAATACATTGAGAAATCATATCAACAATTCCAAAATTAGTACAAAGTACAAAACTTAAAAAAGATTT
The nucleotide sequence above comes from Candidatus Peregrinibacteria bacterium. Encoded proteins:
- a CDS encoding histidine triad nucleotide-binding protein, coding for MEKTIFQKIIDREIPAKIEYEDEDVIVIHDIHPKAPVHLLVIPKKMIPTVMDATEVDEELMGKLIFTAKNVAKKLGLSGYKLLFNVGKEGGQVVPHVHLHLLGGGRVDISQM